The following coding sequences lie in one Caloenas nicobarica isolate bCalNic1 chromosome 13, bCalNic1.hap1, whole genome shotgun sequence genomic window:
- the THG1L gene encoding probable tRNA(His) guanylyltransferase isoform X3, with protein sequence MDRVTNIVLFSKRRVDGLKEEQGFDGRIVLYPSNQNLKDYLSWRQADCHINNLYNTVFWMLVQRSGLTPMQAQDRLQGTLAGDKNEILFSEFNINYNNEPLMYRKGTVLIWQKINEVITKKIKLPKEAEEKEVEVTRTRTKVVPLHCDIIGDQFWEEYPEILAEDS encoded by the exons ATGGACAGAGTGACGAAtatagttttgttttcaaaaagaagagTAGATGGTTTAAAAGAAGAGCAAG GATTTGATGGACGAATAGTGTTGTATCCAAGCAACCAAAATTTGAAGGACTACCTCAGCTGGAGACAAGCAGATT GCCATATTAACAACCTTTATAATACAGTGTTTTGGATGCTTGTACAGCGAAGTGGTTTGACACCCATGCAAGCACAGGACAGACTCCAG GGAACTTTGGCTGGAGATAAGaatgaaatcttattttctgaatTCAACATCAACTACAACAATGAACCTTTGATGTATAGAAAAGGAACTGTCTTAATATGGCAGAAG ATTAATGAAGTCAttactaagaaaataaaactgccaaaggaagcagaagaaaaggaagttgAAGTGACCCGGACAAGGACTAAAGTCGTTCCCTTGCACTGTGACATTATCGGGGACCAGTTCTGGGAGGAATATCCTGAAATTCTGGCTGAGGATAGTTGA
- the THG1L gene encoding probable tRNA(His) guanylyltransferase isoform X2: MTHVVSQFASSYVFYWKDYFKDQQLLYPPGFDGRIVLYPSNQNLKDYLSWRQADCHINNLYNTVFWMLVQRSGLTPMQAQDRLQGTLAGDKNEILFSEFNINYNNEPLMYRKGTVLIWQKINEVITKKIKLPKEAEEKEVEVTRTRTKVVPLHCDIIGDQFWEEYPEILAEDS; this comes from the exons ATGACTCACGTGGTCTCCCAGTTTGCCTCAAGTTACGTTTTCTATTGGAAGGATTACTTTAAGGACCAGCAGCTTCTGTACCCACCAGGATTTGATGGACGAATAGTGTTGTATCCAAGCAACCAAAATTTGAAGGACTACCTCAGCTGGAGACAAGCAGATT GCCATATTAACAACCTTTATAATACAGTGTTTTGGATGCTTGTACAGCGAAGTGGTTTGACACCCATGCAAGCACAGGACAGACTCCAG GGAACTTTGGCTGGAGATAAGaatgaaatcttattttctgaatTCAACATCAACTACAACAATGAACCTTTGATGTATAGAAAAGGAACTGTCTTAATATGGCAGAAG ATTAATGAAGTCAttactaagaaaataaaactgccaaaggaagcagaagaaaaggaagttgAAGTGACCCGGACAAGGACTAAAGTCGTTCCCTTGCACTGTGACATTATCGGGGACCAGTTCTGGGAGGAATATCCTGAAATTCTGGCTGAGGATAGTTGA